In Pyrus communis chromosome 15, drPyrComm1.1, whole genome shotgun sequence, the genomic stretch GGGTAAGTGCCATTTTAACTGGTGGATTTCATTACGTTTTCAAGGTGTGTGATGCCCTTCCAAAGTAGTGTGGAAGTTTCATCCGTGCAAAAGAGAATACCGCATGGCTTGGTCCGTCTGCGTATGATCTTCGGCTTCAATGTGGCCTGCTAAAGTTTAAGCACCATGAATTCATGAAAAAGTGTCGTTGCAGTCGCCAAGAACCCTGTTATTTGAGCTGTATAGATTTGTATGGAAGTCACTTTTATCAGGGCAAGAGTTCATCAAGAACTGAAATGAGCAGGCTGTGAGGGGTTTTGCTTTCTTATTGTCTATATATGCACTCATCAAATTTCTGGAGTCTGTACAACCCGCCATTGTAATACAGATTTTTagcaattctctctctctctctctctctctctctttggaaACAAAAGCTCGATTTTCTCACGATATCGAAACAGTAGACCAAGTGAACATTTACTGCAAAACTGAGACTTAAAAGCTTATGACTAAAAGTGTTTACAATGCTTCCCTTCTCTTATGTATAAAGCTTTACTGatcttgaaagttgaaactagTTGGAAATTCGACATGGAACCCCTATCGATGCTTTCCCGCCGGCATATATTCGTGTCAAGATTTCTTCCCAATTATTATGTACATTACACACTGTAAACTAAGCTGTCGTCGTGCGCCTTACTGCGTTTGTAACTGGAAAGGTACGTGCCAGTGCTGAGGAGGGGAGAAACATCAAAGTCACTTCCCACCTGTCTCACTTCAAAACCTTCCGACGGACCATGGCCGCGAAGAATGTGCAGAACTTCCTTCATTGAAGGACGGGTTGAAGGTAATGTGCTGGTGCAGATGAGTCCTAGTTTTAGCACGGTGCCCATCTCTTCCAAGTAACACGGTTTTGCGATCTCCCCATCGAGGGCATCAGTTATGGTCTTTCCCTCGCTGTATTCCCGCCATACCCATTCTGCTAGGCCTGTATGCTCATCTCCGCGGTTGGGTTCTCTCCCGGTTGTTAGTTCCAGGAGTACAACCCCGAAGCTGTAGACATCTATCTTTTCGTTGATTTTCGTTGTATAAGAATACTCTGAAAAGCAAAATGTCATACAATGTAAGTAATGTTCGAAAAATATGAATGCAAAACAGACCAATTTAAGCTCTTACCTGGTGCCATGTAGCCGAAGGAGCCTGCAATAGCGGACATTGTGTGATGATCTCCGTCCTTGGAAAAAATCTTTGCTAGTCCAAAATCTGCTATTCGAGCCTTGAATTCAGAATCCAACAAGATATTGCTGGACTTCACATCACGATGAATTATCGGCGGAGAGCAGTCATGGTGCATGTAACACAAGCCTTGTGCAGCCCCTATCGCAATCTGCAACCTCGTCGGCCAGTCCAAAACAATATGATTAGCCACACCCAGGCCTGATGCTGGTCTTCTCCTCTTCCCATGTAGCCACTTATCGAGGCTCTGATTTGCCATGTACTCGTACACAAGAAGCTTTGAATTGTCACTTGAAATGCAGCACCACAACTTAACAATGTTCGAATGGCGAATTGTCCCCAGTATCTCAACCTCAGCAATGAATTCTTTCTCAAGCCTCTCATCCAATCTGTTGGTGTTACAAATCTTTTTCACCGCGACATATTCACCCGGGCAGTTGGTGCTAACCTGATAAACATTCCCTGAACCCCCACTTCCAATGAGATTGGTATCCGTCAAACTCGCCAACACGTTGAACTCTGTGAGATTCAATCTGTGGAATGAGGTGAGCTTCCATGTTGCCAAGTCCTGACCGCGCTTTCTCCTCCAGTAGTCTCTGACCACGAAAAAGGTCAATAAAACAGTAACAAGGAACACCGCAATGGGGACTAGAATCATGGCAAGGACTTTCGAGGACAGCTTGTGGGAGACACGGACTTTGGTGTAACAACCGGGAAGGTTAAGAACTGGACTATTGGCGCAAAGATTCGAATTGTTCAAGAAACTGTTTTCATACGCGAGATTATCAAACACATCTGGGATTTTGCCGGAAAGCTTGTTGGAAGACAAGTTAAGAGAACTGAGAATCAAGTTGCCGAACTCAGCTGGGATTTCGCCTGTGAATTGGTTCTCGGACAAGTCCAAGTATAGCAGGTTAGGCAAAGAACCAATGGCTGCTGGAATGTGGCCCGAAAACGCATTTCTCGAGAGGTTCAAAGTATTCAAGGATTCCCATGAGATGATCTGAGATGGTAATTCGCCCGAAAATTGATTCCCGTCAAGCAGCAGAGTGTTCAGCTGAGAAAGACTAGTCAGTTCAACTGGGATTTTCCCCGAAAACAGATTTCCGCTCGCCTTAAAAACAACCAAACGTTCCCAGGACGAAACTTGAACCGGAATCTCACCGGAAAATCTGTTGTTGCTGATTTCCAGCCTGGACAGATTCCAAGCCAGCTTGCTGGCGGGAAGCTGACCCGAAAACAAATTGTCACTCAGCATCAAACTCGACAGAGTTAGTCCGGTCCAAACTCCGAAAGGAACCTCACCCGAAAAACGGTTGTGGTAGACCTTCAGCGTCCGCAAAGAATCACAATTTCCAAGCCCTTTGGGCAACTCTCCGGTAAGATTATTAGAGAACGCAACAGCTCTTTGCAAAACTCCTCCACTGCATAATTGTTCCGGCAGAGAGCCGCTCAGCTGATTCCCGGAGACATCAAAAGCTTCGAGCTTCGAGTGAAGGCCTAATTCCGGCGGCAAGGTCCCGTTCAACATGTTCTGAAAGACCTGAAATACCTTCATCGCCGGAATTAGGCCTAAACTCTCCGGAATCCCACCCGTTAATTGATTCgaaaaaagattcaaaacagTCAGATTCTTTATCTTCCCAAAATCTTGTGGGATTGAGCCGCTCAAATTGTTCGTAGACAGATCAATCTGAGATAAATTCAACGCCTCGACAGCCAGTGGAATCTCCCCTGAAAATTTGTTGTTAAAGAGTAACAAGTCGCTCAGATTCTTCAACAAAAACAACCCACCTGGAATCTTCCCTTCCAGATTGTTCCTCGCAAGATTCAAGTTCTCGAGGCTCGAGAGACCTGAAAAACTCTCCGGAATCTCTCCGATCAAGTTCGTATCCGTCATCCACAAGCTCTTCAGCTTCTTCAAATTCCCGAACTCCGTTGGGATGCTGGCCGCAGCCAAGTTTCCGTTATAAGGCATCTCGAATATTTCGAGATTTGACAAGTTCCCGATCTCCGGCGGAACACTCCCGTTGAACAGATTCGAATAAAGCTTGAGTGTCCTCAGCTCCGTCAGCCGGCCGATGGCCGCAGGAATGTTGCCGGAAAAATTGTTTCCTCCGAGGTCCAAGTACTTAAGAGACGGCGACATCCGGTAGATATCGGGGGGAATTGGGCCGACAAGGTAGTTCTGCGAGAGGTCAAGGACTTCGAGATTCGAGCAGTTGTAGAGAAATTTCGGGAACTCGCCTGGAATGTAATTCCAGGCGAGGTGGAGCTCTGCTAGGCGTGGGAGCTCGCAGACGGCCTCCGGGATTCTCTCCGTGATGTTTACATCGGGGAGGGAGAGCCCAGTGACCATGCCGTTTGTGCAGTTGATCCCCGGCCAATCGCACGGTGAGGAGGAGGAGTTCCACGATTGGATGAACGGTGGATTTCCCCATTGTGCTTTGATCTTGAGGAGGATTGACTGCTCTGTGGATTGTGAAATTACGATCAAGGGTAGggagatgaggaggaggagaagggagGATGGGAGTGGCAGGGGTGTTTTCGACATTTTATGTGGCTTAGTTCGTTTGCTCCGGTTGGGTGTTTTACCGGGAAAATGTGGGAGACGAGAGGCAACGGCAGCTATTTAAACTTGGTTGGCTTGGACCGCGGGATTATATGCGTTTCTCCGTGTAGAAATGCCACCCACAATGGCCAAAATTACATTATGCCACTGACATTGATTTAATGA encodes the following:
- the LOC137717230 gene encoding receptor-like protein kinase HSL1 is translated as MSKTPLPLPSSLLLLLISLPLIVISQSTEQSILLKIKAQWGNPPFIQSWNSSSSPCDWPGINCTNGMVTGLSLPDVNITERIPEAVCELPRLAELHLAWNYIPGEFPKFLYNCSNLEVLDLSQNYLVGPIPPDIYRMSPSLKYLDLGGNNFSGNIPAAIGRLTELRTLKLYSNLFNGSVPPEIGNLSNLEIFEMPYNGNLAAASIPTEFGNLKKLKSLWMTDTNLIGEIPESFSGLSSLENLNLARNNLEGKIPGGLFLLKNLSDLLLFNNKFSGEIPLAVEALNLSQIDLSTNNLSGSIPQDFGKIKNLTVLNLFSNQLTGGIPESLGLIPAMKVFQVFQNMLNGTLPPELGLHSKLEAFDVSGNQLSGSLPEQLCSGGVLQRAVAFSNNLTGELPKGLGNCDSLRTLKVYHNRFSGEVPFGVWTGLTLSSLMLSDNLFSGQLPASKLAWNLSRLEISNNRFSGEIPVQVSSWERLVVFKASGNLFSGKIPVELTSLSQLNTLLLDGNQFSGELPSQIISWESLNTLNLSRNAFSGHIPAAIGSLPNLLYLDLSENQFTGEIPAEFGNLILSSLNLSSNKLSGKIPDVFDNLAYENSFLNNSNLCANSPVLNLPGCYTKVRVSHKLSSKVLAMILVPIAVFLVTVLLTFFVVRDYWRRKRGQDLATWKLTSFHRLNLTEFNVLASLTDTNLIGSGGSGNVYQVSTNCPGEYVAVKKICNTNRLDERLEKEFIAEVEILGTIRHSNIVKLWCCISSDNSKLLVYEYMANQSLDKWLHGKRRRPASGLGVANHIVLDWPTRLQIAIGAAQGLCYMHHDCSPPIIHRDVKSSNILLDSEFKARIADFGLAKIFSKDGDHHTMSAIAGSFGYMAPEYSYTTKINEKIDVYSFGVVLLELTTGREPNRGDEHTGLAEWVWREYSEGKTITDALDGEIAKPCYLEEMGTVLKLGLICTSTLPSTRPSMKEVLHILRGHGPSEGFEVRQVGSDFDVSPLLSTGTYLSSYKRSKAHDDSLVYSV